A section of the Microbacterium sp. MM2322 genome encodes:
- a CDS encoding glycosyltransferase, protein MEHTEGRARGGRLRVLISAYACGPVPEPEASAGWQVATAAARSHDVWVITRPRFRDAIDAVLQTDASLREHLHVAYLDLPPRILRHKRRSVDLYWYYALWQRALGRRARSLHAATGFDIAHHVTFANDWMPCGLTALRDVPLVWGPVGGSSTVPLSRLRRWLGVRGTVTELVRGLTTGVFRRIWGEPVAKRAALIIAQNPDVARVFDGPGRSIVVEPNACLDDLPARLPSLVRSRHAVFAGRLLAWKGAAVAIDALARPEAAEWTLTIFGDGYERGRLERMTRRLGLSDRITFAGHRPRPEVLEAIARAEVFLFPSMHDQAGWVAAEASAMGCPVVCLPLGGPPLLAGDNAHVARLDGDIPTAVAQQLIAAAAAGGEPHDRWSVRRLPDLVDGWYREALGASARRRTSPIRVLETFGPPKATTNPYISQLHSSLSTTPDLTLLTFDWRTALLGRYDVVHAHWPELMVDGHRALGRLARRALAALTVARWRITRTPVIRTLHNVERPDGISRFDHAVLTGIDAATTLDIALNGLTPQRAGVPLVTIPHGHYRDWFATHPSTPPTAGRVGYVGLIRRYKGVEDLVSAFAGWDQPAATLHIAGKPSSATLLDGLRTAAASDDRISIDPRYLDDADFAQAISSSELVVLPYRHMHNSGTALAVLSLNRPVLVPDNPVNRALAEECGPGWVHVFGGVITSADIERAWEDSRTRGATPDLTRREWAAAGVQHRDAFERALRRTAP, encoded by the coding sequence GTGGAACACACAGAGGGGCGCGCGCGCGGCGGCCGGCTTCGCGTGCTGATCAGCGCGTACGCGTGCGGTCCGGTGCCAGAGCCGGAAGCCAGCGCGGGCTGGCAGGTCGCGACTGCGGCAGCGCGTTCTCACGACGTCTGGGTCATCACACGGCCCCGGTTCCGGGACGCCATCGATGCGGTGTTGCAGACGGATGCGTCGCTCCGTGAACACCTCCACGTCGCCTACCTCGACCTGCCGCCCCGCATCCTGCGCCACAAGCGCCGCAGTGTCGACCTGTACTGGTACTACGCCCTCTGGCAGCGCGCTCTCGGTCGACGGGCGCGCTCGTTGCACGCGGCGACCGGCTTCGACATCGCGCACCACGTGACATTCGCGAACGATTGGATGCCGTGCGGCCTCACGGCGCTGCGGGATGTGCCCCTCGTCTGGGGTCCCGTGGGGGGATCCAGTACGGTGCCGCTCTCGCGACTTCGCCGGTGGCTCGGCGTCCGGGGAACGGTCACCGAGCTCGTCAGGGGTCTCACCACCGGTGTCTTCCGCCGCATCTGGGGAGAACCGGTGGCGAAGCGTGCCGCGCTCATCATCGCGCAGAACCCGGATGTCGCCCGCGTGTTCGACGGCCCGGGCCGCTCGATCGTGGTGGAGCCCAACGCGTGCCTCGACGACCTGCCTGCCCGCCTGCCGTCCCTCGTCCGCTCGCGGCACGCCGTGTTCGCCGGCCGGCTGCTCGCGTGGAAGGGCGCCGCGGTCGCCATCGACGCACTCGCCCGTCCCGAGGCGGCGGAGTGGACGCTCACGATCTTCGGAGACGGGTACGAGCGCGGCAGGCTCGAGCGGATGACGCGCCGTCTCGGTCTGAGTGATCGCATCACCTTCGCTGGTCATCGTCCTCGTCCCGAGGTCCTCGAAGCGATCGCCCGCGCCGAGGTGTTCCTCTTCCCGTCCATGCACGACCAAGCCGGCTGGGTCGCGGCGGAGGCGAGCGCGATGGGGTGCCCGGTCGTGTGCCTGCCGCTCGGAGGGCCACCGCTCCTCGCCGGCGACAACGCCCATGTCGCGCGCCTCGACGGCGACATCCCCACCGCCGTCGCTCAGCAGCTCATCGCAGCAGCCGCCGCCGGCGGTGAACCCCACGATCGGTGGTCGGTGCGACGCCTTCCGGACCTCGTCGACGGGTGGTACCGCGAGGCCCTCGGCGCGAGTGCACGGCGCAGAACGTCCCCGATCCGCGTGCTGGAGACGTTCGGGCCGCCCAAAGCCACGACGAATCCCTACATCAGTCAGTTGCACTCCAGCCTGAGCACGACGCCCGACCTCACCCTGCTCACGTTCGACTGGCGGACCGCGTTGCTCGGACGGTACGACGTCGTGCACGCGCACTGGCCGGAGCTGATGGTGGACGGCCACAGGGCACTCGGCCGACTGGCGCGACGAGCACTCGCCGCCCTCACCGTCGCGCGCTGGCGGATCACCCGGACGCCCGTCATCCGCACTCTCCACAACGTGGAACGCCCGGACGGCATCTCGCGGTTCGACCACGCCGTGCTGACGGGGATCGATGCGGCGACGACGCTCGACATCGCGCTCAACGGCCTCACGCCGCAGCGCGCCGGTGTGCCGCTGGTCACCATCCCGCACGGCCACTACCGCGACTGGTTCGCGACGCACCCCTCGACACCTCCGACGGCGGGGCGCGTGGGATACGTCGGACTGATCCGCCGGTACAAGGGCGTCGAGGATCTCGTGAGCGCCTTCGCGGGATGGGACCAGCCCGCCGCGACGCTGCACATCGCAGGCAAGCCGTCTTCTGCCACGCTCCTCGACGGCCTGCGAACTGCCGCGGCGTCCGACGACCGCATCTCGATCGACCCGCGATACCTCGACGACGCCGACTTCGCCCAGGCGATCAGCTCGTCGGAGCTGGTCGTGCTGCCGTACCGGCACATGCACAACAGCGGGACGGCCCTCGCGGTGCTCTCGCTGAACCGGCCGGTCCTCGTCCCCGACAACCCGGTCAACCGCGCGCTCGCAGAAGAGTGCGGTCCCGGATGGGTCCACGTGTTCGGGGGCGTGATCACCTCGGCCGACATCGAGCGAGCGTGGGAGGACTCCCGGACGCGCGGCGCGACGCCCGATCTCACCCGGCGCGAGTGGGCTGCCGCCGGCGTGCAGCATCGCGATGCGTTCGAACGAGCGCTTCGCCGCACCGCGCCCTGA
- a CDS encoding glycosyltransferase family 2 protein, with amino-acid sequence MTAVRVVMPVHNAAGYVVAALESVLRDLPESGEVVVVDDGSSDGSGGLVDTLAARDDRVVVLRNDAPTGVSRALNRGVTFGHCPEFVAVAEHDDLVLPGRFAAQLAALRADAALGAVSGEGRYLGPTGRVAGRVSVGPRTDAEFHRMREAGREILIPHPAIMYRRDAIVAAGLYDADFDAAQDLEIVNRLVYAAGWQVRTLAEPHVLYRIHDTSMSFSHISAQRMMTRYIVYRNRAQLDGEAFDSFAEWQQSNQPDRRTRWRWYRKDTGALRYRQAGLAWLNRRPIPFIGNIVAASVLHPRWVLMKLRVARGR; translated from the coding sequence ATGACGGCCGTACGCGTCGTCATGCCGGTGCACAATGCCGCGGGCTATGTCGTCGCGGCGCTCGAGAGCGTCCTGAGGGATCTGCCCGAGAGCGGCGAGGTCGTCGTCGTCGACGATGGGTCGAGCGACGGCAGCGGCGGACTGGTCGATACGCTCGCAGCGCGCGACGATCGCGTCGTCGTCCTCCGCAACGATGCGCCGACCGGAGTCTCGCGGGCGCTGAACCGCGGCGTCACGTTCGGACACTGCCCGGAGTTCGTCGCCGTGGCCGAGCATGACGATCTCGTCCTGCCGGGACGCTTCGCGGCCCAACTGGCAGCCCTCCGCGCCGACGCAGCGCTCGGGGCCGTCTCGGGCGAGGGCCGATACCTCGGGCCGACGGGGCGGGTCGCCGGGCGCGTCTCGGTGGGGCCGCGGACGGATGCCGAGTTCCACCGGATGCGTGAGGCCGGGCGTGAGATCCTCATCCCGCATCCGGCGATCATGTACCGCCGCGACGCCATCGTCGCCGCCGGCCTGTACGACGCGGACTTCGACGCCGCGCAGGACCTCGAGATCGTCAACCGGTTGGTCTACGCCGCCGGATGGCAGGTGCGCACTCTCGCCGAACCGCACGTGCTGTACCGCATCCACGACACCTCGATGTCGTTCTCGCACATCTCGGCCCAGCGCATGATGACCCGCTACATCGTGTACCGCAACCGCGCCCAGCTCGACGGCGAGGCGTTCGACTCCTTCGCCGAATGGCAGCAGTCGAATCAGCCCGACCGCCGCACCCGCTGGCGGTGGTACCGGAAGGACACCGGCGCGCTGCGGTATCGACAGGCGGGACTCGCGTGGCTCAACCGGCGACCGATCCCGTTCATCGGCAACATCGTCGCCGCAAGCGTGCTGCACCCCCGCTGGGTGCTGATGAAGCTCCGTGTGGCGCGCGGACGATGA
- a CDS encoding glycosyltransferase, whose protein sequence is MSALVPRAFAPPAVVIAVPTYRRPDDLRRLLRSLVPVSAHARAQGAASRVDVLIVDNDVNGSGLAVLAEPVEWVSGVHEVSPGVAAARNRALDESGGYDVLVFIDDDESPASPDWLTRLLKTARDAGAHVVAGPVATVVDGGLDPWIEAGGFFARGHRAHLPTGAVIERAATNNLLLDLAFVRASGIRFDERFGRTGGEDSLFTSQLHRAGARMVWCAEALVHDHLPEARRSRAHALARIRGMAAAGVRVGLVMAPTRAGRVAIRARSALGGAARIGAGAARAATGAIVRSKRLNAVGRRDIMRGVGALEGVAGHLRIHYGDRLRGAP, encoded by the coding sequence ATGAGCGCCCTGGTTCCCCGTGCGTTCGCGCCCCCGGCGGTGGTGATCGCCGTGCCGACGTACCGTCGCCCGGACGATCTGCGCCGCCTCCTCCGCTCGCTCGTCCCCGTCTCGGCCCACGCGAGGGCGCAGGGCGCTGCCTCTCGCGTCGATGTGCTCATCGTCGACAATGACGTGAACGGGTCGGGGCTCGCCGTCCTCGCCGAGCCGGTCGAGTGGGTCAGCGGGGTGCACGAGGTCTCGCCCGGGGTCGCTGCCGCGCGCAACCGTGCGCTCGACGAGAGCGGCGGGTACGACGTGCTGGTCTTCATCGACGACGACGAGTCGCCGGCCTCGCCCGATTGGCTGACGCGCTTGCTGAAGACGGCCCGCGATGCCGGCGCGCATGTCGTGGCAGGCCCCGTGGCGACGGTCGTCGACGGCGGCCTCGACCCGTGGATCGAGGCCGGGGGATTCTTCGCCCGCGGACACCGAGCCCACCTTCCGACGGGGGCGGTCATCGAGCGAGCGGCGACGAACAACCTCCTGCTCGACCTCGCATTCGTGCGGGCGAGCGGCATCCGCTTCGACGAGCGGTTCGGTCGCACGGGCGGCGAGGACTCGCTGTTCACGAGCCAGCTGCATCGGGCCGGTGCGCGCATGGTGTGGTGTGCCGAAGCGCTCGTGCACGACCACCTGCCCGAGGCGCGGCGGAGCAGGGCGCACGCCCTCGCGCGCATCCGCGGGATGGCAGCAGCCGGCGTTCGAGTGGGACTCGTCATGGCGCCGACGAGAGCGGGCCGCGTCGCCATCCGCGCGCGATCGGCGCTCGGCGGCGCCGCTCGCATCGGCGCGGGTGCGGCGCGCGCCGCCACCGGGGCGATCGTGCGCTCGAAGCGGCTGAACGCCGTCGGCCGTCGAGACATCATGCGGGGGGTCGGCGCTCTCGAAGGCGTCGCCGGACACCTCCGCATCCACTACGGAGACCGCTTGCGAGGAGCACCCTGA